CTGAAATATACGCAAGGAGAATTTGTTTTTCTCATTGACATTGATTTGGAAGAGAAGCCTGAAGAGCTAGAACGCTTTTGGAAAAAGATAAATGAAAAGGATTCCACTTCACTTGTTGTTGGCATTCAAGAAGAGCGTCGGCAACAAGGGGTGATCAAAGATTTTATCAACAATACTTTTTACGCCTTATTTGACCACTTGACCGGGCAGCTCGTCGATAAAAACGAGATGGTAATACGCTTGATGAAACGCAAATACGTGGAGTGCTTGCTTCAATATGATGAATATTACATATTCCTGCCTGGAATATGGAACGATGTCGGCATGCAAAAAGAGTTTCTCATCTGTGAAAAAAGTATCGACTCCCCAAGTTCTTATTCTTTGAAAAAAAAGGTTTCGATGGCTATTAACGCCATTACTTCATTTAGCAATCTGCCTCTTTATTATATATTCTTTTTCGGTTTTTTCATCCTTTGTCTCAGCACTGGATACGGCTCATATATTTTTTTACGGAAAATACTTTTCGGGGTCGAACTTGGGTGGGCGTCACTCATTATTTCGGTTTGGTTTCTTGGCGGGGTTACAATCGCAGCAATTGGATTGTGCGGAATCTATCTTTCAAAGATTTATTATGAAGTTAAGAAACGCCCGCGGGTATTGGTCCAACAGGAATACCTCACAAAAAAAGATTAATATTATTAACAATAGCATGTCCCCAACACTGAGGTCATAGTCAGCAACAGTCCTTTTCAAAGGAGGGAATTTGATAATACCAAACATTCAAGACGTAAAAAATGGTTTGGAAAAATATGATTTTCCACGCGACATTATTGTGGAAGCGACGAGGCACTGTAATTTGCGGTGTATTATGTGTCCCTATCCAATTCTGAAAAGGCCTAAGGGGGTCATGGAATTCAGTCTCTTCAAAAAGATAGTTGATGAGACAGCCCAGAAAGACACAGATACAAAGATCTGGCTAGCCATCATGGGAGAACCTTTGCTGATTGGTGAGAAGCTCATAGAATTCATTTCATATGCGAAGCAGCAAGGCATCAAAAACGTCAATCTCAACACCAACGCAGTGTTCCTTTCCGCAGAGATGGCGCAAGGACTGATTGATTGTGGACTTGATCGCGTGATAATCAGCATTGATGGGGCTACCGAAGAGTCTTATAATAAAATCCGGCGCGGTGGTGATTTCAACAAGGTCTGCTTCAATGTTGAAAGGATGCTTGAATTGCGCGAAGCCTCGAACAGTTCCACCCCTGAAATAATCGTCCAATTCATCGAGATGGAAGAGAACGCAGGTGAAGCAGAGACGTTTAAAGAACACTGGTTAAAACGTAACGCGGTCGTAAAAATACGACCCAAGTTGGGTTGGGGA
The genomic region above belongs to uncultured Pseudodesulfovibrio sp. and contains:
- a CDS encoding glycosyltransferase family 2 protein: MKLSIVSTLYQSAPYIKEFVSRISKCATALCGEDFEIILVNDGSPDNSLEIALKEQQTSKHINVIDLTKNYGHHNAIMAGLKYTQGEFVFLIDIDLEEKPEELERFWKKINEKDSTSLVVGIQEERRQQGVIKDFINNTFYALFDHLTGQLVDKNEMVIRLMKRKYVECLLQYDEYYIFLPGIWNDVGMQKEFLICEKSIDSPSSYSLKKKVSMAINAITSFSNLPLYYIFFFGFFILCLSTGYGSYIFLRKILFGVELGWASLIISVWFLGGVTIAAIGLCGIYLSKIYYEVKKRPRVLVQQEYLTKKD
- a CDS encoding radical SAM protein, with the protein product MEATRHCNLRCIMCPYPILKRPKGVMEFSLFKKIVDETAQKDTDTKIWLAIMGEPLLIGEKLIEFISYAKQQGIKNVNLNTNAVFLSAEMAQGLIDCGLDRVIISIDGATEESYNKIRRGGDFNKVCFNVERMLELREASNSSTPEIIVQFIEMEENAGEAETFKEHWLKRNAVVKIRPKLGWGDAVNSAVLDQTAESTERFPCAWLTRTVSIHWDGSFAQCDADYEGTYSPGDLNHQTIEEVWKGEIAKRSEKHWSGDFDFLPCKNCKDWLAGRSYFYYPAKDL